A stretch of DNA from Saccharomycodes ludwigii strain NBRC 1722 chromosome I, whole genome shotgun sequence:
aaaaaaaaaagaaaggtcttcttttttcaatttttttttttttttttttcaatttttttttttcaatttttttttaattatttttcatccTTGTCTATAGATAtcttattaattaattagCCCacctatttttaaaacaaatatactCTGATCTTCatgctttttattttcttcttcttcttcttttttttccctttcaatttttaacatgtaatttttatttgaataagaaaagaagagaagTTTAGTGACACATTTCACGGCATACGAAAAGATATTCCTCATATTTAACAAGCaagaagggaaaaaaaaaaaaataaataaataaatagatagACTAATATATACAACAAAATCTTttcaaagaaaagaaagtgaaagtataattaaaaaacaacaacaacaacaacaacaacaacaaaaaaaaaaaagaaaaaaaaaaacttttcacATAATTAAGCTAGTACCTATacaaccaaaaaaaaaaacaaaaaaaaaacaagtttCCTTAATTAAAGTATTACCTATCCATTGTCCCCTCCCCTCaccttttctttccttttttttgtctttataTTCGTGcttgaataataattataaaatatagaCCATtgttttctcttttttaatttagtCTACAGAACATAATTCTAAATATGACCACTGAACAGACGTTGCAACAAATTACACAGGCCATCGATGTGGCGAACTCTCCGACATCAAATACTGAATTTAAAAGAGAAGCTGTagaatatttaaatcaaGTCAAAAATTTGCCAAATTCAGCAGAAATATTTGCCGACTTAATCGCCAATGATAAttcattatataaatttgtAGCGTTGCAGACATTGTCGGAAATAATCCCCACTGCTGCTGCTAACAACTCTTTGGAAATCCtaaactttattaaaacCAATATACTAGGATATTTAGGTAAAAATATCCAGGATCCTGAATTCATCAGGAACAAAGTAGCAGAGCTATTatctcttttattttatttcatgtACGGCGAGGTTAATTCCAATGCATGgtcaactttttttgtagaTTTAATTCAATCGTTTAACATATCTGATGCTATTAGTGGTAACATAGTCTCTGGAAAGTTACAAAACTCTTTGGGcgttgattattttttaagaaCGTCTTTACAAATTAATACTGAGATAGCAGACCAAACTTTTGTTAGAAACAAAGATATTCAGTTGAAAAACAACCTATTAAAGGACTCTATGAGGGTAAACGATGTTACCATCCTTTCCACTCTTTGGTTTAATATACTATCTAAATGCAGTGTTAACTATCAAGATTTAACATTTCtaactttaaaatcaattggCTCTTTTGTTTCTTGGATAGATATTAACTTAATTGTCACCAATGACTTTATTACAGCAATAACTAGATGCTTAGATAAGGAAAGCACAAGCATTCCATGCGGGGACTGTTTGTGCGAAATAATctccaaaaaaatgaaagcaCAGGATAAATTACACTTATTGGCCATGTTAGATTTAACCAACAGAGTAggaaaatttaataatacagATGTTGAAGTCATTGAAAATTTGGCTAAATTAGTTTCCGTCGTTGGCGTGGAATACACCATTATTATAGATcatgataataatttaatagaaCAAGCTGATTTACAAATTACAACCAAGATATGCCCACTAGTTTTGGAATTTTTGTCTCACGAGTACGATAATGTAAGCCAACAATGCTTCCCCTTTGTTACTGCatatttatcatttttgaaaaagttttttgcTTTAGGTGGTAAACCTGGTAGTGCGATTTCAATGAACTCGAAAAAGTTGGCTATCGACCAAACTCATTTGGATTTTTTGGAGAAATTATTAACCATtattaatttgaaaatgaaaatagaCTCTGCTTCTGAACCTGGCTCCATCGATGAAATTGAAGAATTCGATGAAACCATTAGATCTAAATTAAAGGTTTTTCAGGATACTATCGCTGTCATCAATCCCACTTTATACATGCAATTCATGACCAGAATTATAGAACAGCCTCCAGTGGATAATGATTGGAGAACCAAGGAGTTgcatattttccaaatgcATAACTTTGCCGAGAGTGTtagaaataatttatttggcATTCCTAAAAACCTTATTGGTGAATCTGAACCTTATAGATTGATGAAAAGATTTGCCTCCAACAATTTATTGCAAGATACCAGTGTATTCCAGTTCAATAATCCATGGATTCAAATCTCCTTTTTTGAGCTAATTGTTAGGCACTATAATTTCATTGATGTTGAAAACGAATTACCGTTGCtaaatgtttttgttaGCACTTTTGGTATCTTTAGCAGTGCAGAAAGAGTTAGACTAAGAACCTGGTATTTATTTAGCCGATTTGTGAAATTAACCAAACCAAAATTGGGTGCCTCTGATTTGCTGGCTTTGTTGGATAAAATATCCTCGCTGTTAATCATCAGTATGCCGCAAGTCAACTCTCCTAcgttaaatattaataatgacaGTGCTATAGAATCCGATACAACTTTTGACAATCAATTATACTTGTTTGAGTCCGTCGGCATTTTAATTGCTGGTAAcaagaaacaaaattataacATGTTAGATGGCATTATGTCACCGTTATTCCATAACCTGGAACATTGTATTTCGGTACCTACTAAAACACAACAACTCGTATTACAAACTAATCATGTTTTGATGGCCATTGGTATTGTTGCAAGAGGTATACATTCAGGGATTGTTCCTGAAAGTCAATTGAACACTGTCGCTGTAAATGAAAAGTTAGTGGATAAAACGTTGATCGAAAAATTTAGCAATATCGCTGAAGTTGTCTTAGTTACTTTCCagtattttaataaatatgaaaTTGTAAGGGACTCAGCAAGATTTGCATTTGCAAGATTGGTTCCTATCTTAAACAGTAACATTATCCCGTATATTAGCAGATTATTAGCGATATTCTACGAAAGCGATTTGAAAGTTTTAGAAATGAATGATTTTTTGGGTTTTGTTGGACAAATTATCCATAATTtccaaaacaataataactgTTATCAATTATTGAACAGTTTAGTTACCCCATTGGTGAAAAAAGTTTTCCAAACAATGAACATTATTGATAAAGAACAGATGGAACCAACCAACTTATCCAGTGCTGCTAGTGGCAGAACTTCTAATGGGAAAAATGTCATAGTCACAGATGCATTCAGGGAGAAGATACTATTGAAAAAAGCATACTATGGATTTTTACAAGCTTTTATCACTAACCATGTTACCTCATTATTTCTAACAGAAAGCAACAGAGAGGTCTTTGCGTTGATTTTGGAGGACCTTTTAACTTACGAGCCTCAAGAGCTTCAAGAAATGTCAACCATGAAATTATCCCTTAGtgttttgttaaaaatattgagaTTTTTAGGGACTGGCGCTTGTACAGATTTACAAGATAATAATCGTAATGATTTAGTCAGGTTGGATGGGCTAAGAgaattttttattgctaAAATTGTGCCGCTATGTTTTGAGATTCCATTCAAGCCAGAATATGCATTTAACATAAATGACGGTAGTTGCCGCGTGATAGCATCTGATCTTGCAAGATTGTTAAAATCTTTGTATACTATAAACAATTCT
This window harbors:
- the LOS1 gene encoding Ran GTPase-binding protein LOS1 (similar to Saccharomyces cerevisiae YKL205W | LOS1 | Loss Of Suppression), with the protein product MTTEQTLQQITQAIDVANSPTSNTEFKREAVEYLNQVKNLPNSAEIFADLIANDNSLYKFVALQTLSEIIPTAAANNSLEILNFIKTNILGYLGKNIQDPEFIRNKVAELLSLLFYFMYGEVNSNAWSTFFVDLIQSFNISDAISGNIVSGKLQNSLGVDYFLRTSLQINTEIADQTFVRNKDIQLKNNLLKDSMRVNDVTILSTLWFNILSKCSVNYQDLTFLTLKSIGSFVSWIDINLIVTNDFITAITRCLDKESTSIPCGDCLCEIISKKMKAQDKLHLLAMLDLTNRVGKFNNTDVEVIENLAKLVSVVGVEYTIIIDHDNNLIEQADLQITTKICPLVLEFLSHEYDNVSQQCFPFVTAYLSFLKKFFALGGKPGSAISMNSKKLAIDQTHLDFLEKLLTIINLKMKIDSASEPGSIDEIEEFDETIRSKLKVFQDTIAVINPTLYMQFMTRIIEQPPVDNDWRTKELHIFQMHNFAESVRNNLFGIPKNLIGESEPYRLMKRFASNNLLQDTSVFQFNNPWIQISFFELIVRHYNFIDVENELPLLNVFVSTFGIFSSAERVRLRTWYLFSRFVKLTKPKLGASDLLALLDKISSLLIISMPQVNSPTLNINNDSAIESDTTFDNQLYLFESVGILIAGNKKQNYNMLDGIMSPLFHNLEHCISVPTKTQQLVLQTNHVLMAIGIVARGIHSGIVPESQLNTVAVNEKLVDKTLIEKFSNIAEVVLVTFQYFNKYEIVRDSARFAFARLVPILNSNIIPYISRLLAIFYESDLKVLEMNDFLGFVGQIIHNFQNNNNCYQLLNSLVTPLVKKVFQTMNIIDKEQMEPTNLSSAASGRTSNGKNVIVTDAFREKILLKKAYYGFLQAFITNHVTSLFLTESNREVFALILEDLLTYEPQELQEMSTMKLSLSVLLKILRFLGTGACTDLQDNNRNDLVRLDGLREFFIAKIVPLCFEIPFKPEYAFNINDGSCRVIASDLARLLKSLYTINNSANTIGAINNENVNNNDTNGADGSSSILGTNKCIVYLVDVYFPQIQFPNNISMEFINALISLDEKKFEKYYVSFIVQIAS